Genomic DNA from Vanrija pseudolonga chromosome 3, complete sequence:
ACGTGGAGTAGCCACCATTCTCACCGGCGCCGTACTTCGCGCCgggggccgaggcgggcTTGGACCACTTGACGTTCAACTGGATCGCCTTGTCGAGATCAGCACTGATCTCGTAGATTTCTTCGGTGGCGGTGGTTCCAACGTGCTTGATCTCCTGTTCACCTGTTAGCGCGCGGCCAAACAACGGGTGGTTGACGCACGAAAGCGTCAGACTTGCTGCTCCTTCCATCCGTCTTGAAGTTGGAGACGTTGACAGACTTCCAGGTCATCTTCTTCGTCTTGGGGTTGTAGAGCTTGAAGGTCATCTGAGTCGTGGCCGGGACAAGGAAGAGACTGGAGTTAGCCTCAAGCTGGGGCTCGCGATTCTTACCCAAGGAAGCTCCAGATGACCTGGATCATGAGGATACTGCCATCCTCCAAGACGGAGTAGTAGGTTTGGGTCTCAGTCTGGAAGCCCTTGTTGGAAATGCACTCCCACTAATGCGCCTGTCAGCCTCGCAACGTCCCAATGCTCAGCCGACTCACGGCAGTGTCCTGGTCGGTGAGGGCGCCATAGCCCGAGTTGTACGAAGTGACGGGGAAGAAGTTGGGGCCCTTGTCGTGATGGGATCCACCTCCGCTGGAGCCGTTAGACTTGGACGAAAACCtcatggcggcggctcgaAGGGAAGGGGGGGAGATGCACTTACAACCAAGACATTGTGGATTATGCTGTTTATATACGTGGAATGGGGTAGGAATGAGGGTTGAGAGAGGGGATACGTGGTATTGCGAGCTAGTCGACAAGGAGGATGAGATAGATGGGTGTGTGTGAGAGTTGATGTATCAAAAGGTATACGAAACCCAATGACTCTCCATGCCGAGAAGGAGCCGAGGGGGGGTGGGCCGGGTGGGGGGCGGAGGGAAGGTGGGAGGGGGGGCACTGGGTGCTCTGACGCACTTGCGGTGATGTGAGGCAGAgccgcaggcaggcagcaggtAGGGCAAGGGCACAGGGCGGTAAGTAAGGGGtcaagccagccagccagcgcaggcagcgagcagcggcatTCTGCCCAGCCACAGACGACGCCGGAGCACGCCCACTGCACCGGGCACCACCCTCCACAACGAGCACCAATAGCGCAAAAGGGGAGCAatgacgccagcgccggcctACCAAAGGTCACGTGATTACACCGCACAGGCCGACGTCGTCCCTACCTTAATCCTTAATTAGAGTCAAGCCAACAGCCACTAATGCTTCCAAAGAGCCGGTCCTATCCCGTTGCGCGTTGCGCCTCGACACCCACGCTGCTACGCACAAAGGACAACGTATACGGAATGCATTGTGCGTCTCAAACAGCCCTCAATCATCTTCATCATGGATCCAGGAGCGGTCCGCTGTCGTGCTACTCGGGCCAGAGCCGGGCCCCTTCGAGCGCGGAGACCGATCCGGCCGATCAGCCCGGTGCTCCCTAGACTGACGAACAGGAGACCGCGACCTGGGACGCGAATGGTCACCAGCACGCCTTGGGCTCTCAGCTGGCCTTCCACCAACGTAATCCTTGCCCCTCTCCCGTGATCGCTCGTCATGTCGGCGATGCCGAGACTTCTCGTCGCGATCTTCTCGCCTCCGTTCATCGGATCTGCGGTCATCACGGCGAGGGGAGCGCTCCCTATCGTAGCCGCGGCGCCCGGAGTCATCTTCAATGTGCCGCGAGCGACGGTGGCCGTTGTCGTCTCCCCGACGAGACTTGTGGTCGGAACGGTCCCTATGCGACCCTCGGTCATCGCGATGAGAGTGCTTCTCGTTCCGGCGCTGCTCCCGCTCAGCACGGACCTGAGCCCGCTGCTCTTTGCGCAGTCTGGAGGTGTTAAACACGCAGAGGGTGGGGTAAACTCACTCCTTCTCCCGCCTTCGCTCCTCCTTGTCTGCccggtcgtcgcgcttcaCTGGGATGTTGTTTGAGCCGGTCCCTTCGCCGTCACCGGACCGGTCGGCTGGGGCAAACCCAAGCGCAACCGCCAGGGCATCTTCCTCTTGCTCCTTGAGCTTCCGGATCTCTTCACGGCGGCGCTCTGCCTCGGCATCCGCGTCATTGTCGACATCGCGGGTGTACCAGTGGACGTCCTTGTTGTTCTGCCATCGGCCGACTGGAGCATTCACTGTGTGACCGAGGTAGTTTTCTAGAGACATTATCAGCGCCTTGATCCAGCACAAAGAGACTCGTATACTTACCGCGGTGCTTATCATCCTTGACGTCAGACCATCTGGGTTGGGCATTAGCAGTTGCTCCGTTCACTGTTGCGGCATCTGGCGTACCGGAAGAGGCCTTGTCCGCCTCGATTTCCTAATTGACGCATCAGTACTTGTGTCTACCTGGATGCAGTAGTGATGACTCACCTCCCCTCACAGGACCGTCGTACATGGTACGAGTAAGTGTAGTTGAGTCGAGAGAAGAGATGAACAGGCGACTGAGGAGAGACTGCTGGACGAAATGGCAAACAAAAGTGGAGGCGAGTGGACtactggtggtggtggcaaaACGGGATCAAAATGAGGAAAGGAGCCACACGAGCCGGTGTTAGGACGCGTCGCTAGGAGGAggcgacgatgatgatgatgacggcggcTTGGCGGGAATCTGCACCTTGGGCAATGGCGTCAAGGCAATCGTGCCTGGCAAAAGGCATTAGGAAACCAAGCAACCGGTAAGCGGGGCAGAGCTTTCGACCGGCACATGGTCGTCGATATGGCCACAACAGACAGAGTACAGAGTGAGCAGTGCCGCTGAAGTCTGACGGCGAGGCAGACGCGCAGGAGCAAGTGCACTGGCCAGCTCCTACCTAGCCACTTGCGATGCGCGCACGGCCAATGACCAGGACGAGTGTCCGCGCACCGTTTCGCATAAACACCCGCACACGCATCAGAGTCAAACTTGTGCTACCATTGGCGTGCAACTTTGGGCCCAGTCCAATATACATTCAGCGCTCTATGCTTTGGCTAGGAGATGACAGTAGTCTTGTCCATGCACAAATTGAGAGGGGAATGTGTTTCTCGAGCTTAAAACGGTGGCTGGAGTTGTCGGTGGTTTCTGCCTGGACtcggctgggctgggctagcctggctggctggctggctggctggctggctggctagctggctggctggctggctggctggctggctggctggctggctggctggctggctggctggctggctgggctgttTGGTCGAAACACAACTgcacccgccgcccctcgccgccgcctggtgcagttgccgccgccgccgcccacccagcCGGCCACCACCCAACACACATGCACCCGTTCTCCCACCACCGACACTCACTAACGCAATCCCAACTCGCGttcccctctccccctcccctcctcgtcTTTGGCCTCGTTCGTCATAGGCAACCCATCAATCAACCTCCTCTTCCCTCAACACCCCCCCGTCCTTCCATCCACACACAATCCCCTCTGCAAACTACGCTCTCCACTCCCACATCGCTACTTCCTTTGACCACAACCTTCTCTTCTTTCAACAAGCGCATCTCCACCGTCAACCCAAACTCAACCTCCCTCCACTATGGGTGGTGTCTGCAGCACCTGCTGTGGCCAGCGCCGCAAAAACAACTATGAGCCCCTCCTTCTCGAgaacgagcgcgaggccgtcgccgacttGCTCCAGTACCTCGAGAGTGAGTACGCGCTTCTAATCTCCTTGTCGTCCACATTCGCGCCCAGGCTGACACTGACGCGCGCGTCTCGACCCAACAGACCGCAGCACGACAAACTTCTTCACTGGATCCCCTCTGGCGGCCCTGACTACTCTCTCGTTCTCGGACAATGTCGATCTccagcgctcggcggcccTGGCCTTTGCCGAGATCACAGAGAAGGAAGTTCGCGAAGTTGGGCGCGACACTCTGGACCCTATCCTTTACCTCTTGACGAGCCACGACAGTGAGGTtcagcgcgccgccagcgctgccctcggcaaccttgCAGTCAATGGTGCGTACAGCCTCCCTTGCTGCCTTGTGTGCTAACACATCACAGCTGAGAACAAGCTTCTGATTGTCTCCCTTGGAGGCCTGGAGCCTCTCATTCGCCAAATGCTGAGCCCCAACGTCGAGGTTCAGTGCAACGCTGTGGGCTGCGTTACCAACCTCGCGACTCATGGTGAGCTCCAGAACGAATCCGAGTACTGATCTTGCAGATGAGAACAAGACTCAGATCGCCAAATCCGGCGCCCTTGTTCCTCTCACGCGCCTGGCGAAGTCGAAGGATATGCGCGTGCAGCGTAATGCGACGGGCGCGCTCCTCAACATGACGCACTCTGGTAAGTGACGAGAACGTGCAGCATTGTGGTGCAACGAAAGCTAACGTAGCGCAGACGAAAACCGTCAGCAGCTGGTCAATGCTGGTGCCATCCCCGTCCTGGTCAGCTTACTCAACTCCCCCGACACCGACGTCCAGTACTATTGCACCACCGCTCTCAGCAACATTGCAGTCGATGGTGAGCCCGCCTACGATCGCGTTACCAGAATCAGCCAGCTAACGGTCTAGGTGCCAACCGCAAAAAGCTGGCGGCCACGGAGCCCAAGCTTGTTCAGAGCCTTGTGGCGCTGATGGACAGCCAGAGCCTGAAGGTTCAGTGCCAGGCGGCCCTGGCTCTGAGGAACTTGGCCAGCGACGGTGGGTACCTCCTCCACTTCACGTTGGGACTCTTTACTTACAACTGTCAGAAAAGTACCAGGTTGAGATCGTGAAGGCTGATGGCCTCAAGCCTCTGCTTCGCCTTCTTCACTCCTCGTACCTGCCTCTCGTTCTGTCAGCAGCCGCATGTGTCCGCAACGTTTCCATTCACCCCGCAAACGAGTCTCCGATCATCGAAGCCGGATTCCTCCAGCCTCTCATCGGGCTGCTCTCCTTTGACGAGAACGAGGAGGTGCAGTGCCATGCCATCTCTACTCTCCGCAACCTTGCTGCCAGCAGCGAGAGCAACAAGGGCGCGATTGTCGAGGCCGGTGCTGTGGACCGCATCCaggagctcgtcctccaggTCCCATTGGCCGTCCAGAGCGAAATGACCGCCTGTGTCGCAGTACTGGCTCTGAGTGGTGAGCCCCTCCTTTTCGAACACTGTGCTGAAACCTTCCGCAGACAACCTCAAGCCACAGCTTTTGGAGATGGGCATCTGCGAGGTTTTGATCCCTCTCACCAACTCGCCCAGCGTTGAGGTTCAGGGCAACAGTGCCGCCGCTCTTGGCAACCTCTCGAGCAAGGGTACGTGCGGGCTCTAGCCACCCAGGCGGCGAGCACTGACATGAACAGCTGCCGAGGACTATGCGCCGTTCAACGCTGTTTGGAACAAGCCGGACGGTGG
This window encodes:
- the SVF1_1 gene encoding uncharacterized protein — its product is MSWFGGGSHHDKGPNFFPVTSYNSGYGALTDQDTAWECISNKGFQTETQTYYSVLEDGSILMIQVIWSFLGLFLVPATTQMTFKLYNPKTKKMTWKSVNVSNFKTDGRSSKSDAFEIKHVGTTATEEIYEISADLDKAIQLNVKWSKPASAPGAKYGAGENGGYSTYGRDRSVEKRDGFIVQYV
- the Mmtag2_1 gene encoding Multiple myeloma tumor-associated protein 2, coding for MYDGPEIEADKASSGTPDAATVNGATANAQPRWSDVKDDKHRENYLGHTVNAPVGRWQNNKDVHWYTRDVDNDADAEAERRREEIRKLKEQEEDALAVALGFAPADRSGDGEGTGSNNIPVKRDDRADKEERRREKELRKEQRAQVRAEREQRRNEKHSHRDDRGSHRDRSDHKSRRGDDNGHRRSRHIEDDSGRRGYDRERSPRRDDRRSDERRREDRDEKSRHRRHDERSRERGKDYVGGRPAESPRRAGDHSRPRSRSPVRQSREHRADRPDRSPRSKGPGSGPSSTTADRSWIHDEDD
- the Mmtag2_1 gene encoding Multiple myeloma tumor-associated protein 2 → MYDGPVRGGNRGGQGLFRWSDVKDDKHRENYLGHTVNAPVGRWQNNKDVHWYTRDVDNDADAEAERRREEIRKLKEQEEDALAVALGFAPADRSGDGEGTGSNNIPVKRDDRADKEERRREKELRKEQRAQVRAEREQRRNEKHSHRDDRGSHRDRSDHKSRRGDDNGHRRSRHIEDDSGRRGYDRERSPRRDDRRSDERRREDRDEKSRHRRHDERSRERGKDYVGGRPAESPRRAGDHSRPRSRSPVRQSREHRADRPDRSPRSKGPGSGPSSTTADRSWIHDEDD
- the VAC8_1 gene encoding Vacuolar protein 8, giving the protein MGGVCSTCCGQRRKNNYEPLLLENEREAVADLLQYLENRSTTNFFTGSPLAALTTLSFSDNVDLQRSAALAFAEITEKEVREVGRDTLDPILYLLTSHDSEVQRAASAALGNLAVNAENKLLIVSLGGLEPLIRQMLSPNVEVQCNAVGCVTNLATHDENKTQIAKSGALVPLTRLAKSKDMRVQRNATGALLNMTHSDENRQQLVNAGAIPVLVSLLNSPDTDVQYYCTTALSNIAVDGANRKKLAATEPKLVQSLVALMDSQSLKVQCQAALALRNLASDEKYQVEIVKADGLKPLLRLLHSSYLPLVLSAAACVRNVSIHPANESPIIEAGFLQPLIGLLSFDENEEVQCHAISTLRNLAASSESNKGAIVEAGAVDRIQELVLQVPLAVQSEMTACVAVLALSDNLKPQLLEMGICEVLIPLTNSPSVEVQGNSAAALGNLSSKAAEDYAPFNAVWNKPDGGLHAYLVRFLSSSDTTFQHIAVWTIVQLLEAKDTQLTNNIRNSTILISSIRQLAESAPSPHQTREAKVGSHQSDDEYDEDGMLEDGEGEIYALAKRILELVDNDGERHDNPQSGDESAEEQSEDHAALRASVHQALRGQ